A stretch of the Dyella telluris genome encodes the following:
- a CDS encoding DUF7352 domain-containing protein has product MSKTIFKFPLSVHGTTLLIHKGAQVMHVGKDPSGVTCLWAEVETDNPTVNRYIACAGTGHSVPDGEYIGTVCDIPYMWHFYDEGDDL; this is encoded by the coding sequence GTGAGCAAGACCATCTTCAAGTTTCCGCTGAGCGTACATGGCACGACGCTGCTGATTCACAAGGGCGCGCAAGTCATGCACGTCGGCAAAGACCCGAGCGGTGTGACTTGCCTCTGGGCTGAAGTCGAGACGGATAACCCGACCGTCAATCGCTACATCGCCTGCGCCGGCACTGGTCACAGCGTTCCCGATGGCGAGTACATCGGAACGGTCTGCGACATCCCCTACATGTGGCACTTCTACGACGAAGGCGACGATTTGTGA
- a CDS encoding AAA family ATPase, with protein sequence MSQITIETLQIENFLSIKEGTLNLENRGLLLIQGINEDDSSANSNGAGKSSVVDALSWALYGITARGRSGDKVVNRTAKKNCRVEVKFREGEDVYTVTRYRKHTKGKSRLHLFKGESDLTLGTDKLTQEQLEKILGCSQEVFMASIYAGQGCMPNLPAMTDKELKELVEEAAGGKALEAAYEIARKRAQEAEKAALVVATRYETQERTQGALELQIEEARENVTGWASENAGQIATAEKSVNDALTKAKGLKEKATPEARAGLEARIESIKADIASVASPPPAPIAPVAPSYPAAAYPKPRPLPPAGSAALAVNVGKNKVKLEHATKQLGNLAHELKHLNDKVGTACGECSKTYEEGDLAARKTTIAKQAGELKTERDTLISLIAADEASIRELEELHKRQIEEVDLENSLAADEHRAVCASLDAEYEEARETHQKALDAHRAAIAKLDTSKLLAALTVAQSELTAFDSVVADIKTTLTLAKTIRERVEELKAATNPWEKEVEKRSEELDRVLDVRKATREELDLKNEAVEVAKAAVAVFAPNGIRGELLDSVTPFLNDRTATYLGALSDGNIEATWLTVGETEKGELREKFHIDVDNKHGDEDFEGLSGGEQRKVRIATAMALQDLVASRAHKPLKLFVADEVDDALDVSGLERLMGILEDKARTTGTVLTISHNDIGDWVRDHITVRKSGGQSIIEEAA encoded by the coding sequence GTGAGTCAGATCACCATTGAGACCCTTCAGATCGAGAACTTCCTTTCGATCAAAGAGGGCACGCTGAATCTGGAGAATCGTGGACTGCTCCTGATCCAGGGCATCAACGAGGACGATTCCAGCGCGAACAGCAACGGTGCCGGCAAGTCCAGCGTCGTTGATGCCCTGAGCTGGGCACTCTACGGAATCACTGCACGCGGTCGCTCTGGCGACAAGGTGGTCAATCGCACCGCCAAGAAGAACTGCCGCGTCGAGGTCAAGTTTCGCGAGGGTGAGGACGTCTACACCGTCACCCGTTACCGCAAGCACACGAAGGGCAAGAGCCGCCTGCACCTGTTCAAGGGCGAGAGCGACCTGACCCTCGGCACCGACAAGCTCACCCAGGAACAGCTGGAGAAGATTCTCGGCTGTAGCCAGGAAGTCTTCATGGCGTCCATCTACGCGGGGCAGGGCTGCATGCCCAACCTCCCGGCGATGACCGACAAGGAGCTGAAGGAGCTTGTCGAAGAGGCTGCGGGTGGCAAAGCCCTTGAGGCTGCCTACGAGATCGCCCGCAAACGCGCCCAGGAGGCTGAGAAGGCTGCCCTGGTAGTGGCGACGCGCTACGAGACCCAGGAACGCACCCAGGGCGCTCTGGAGCTTCAGATTGAAGAGGCTCGCGAGAACGTCACCGGCTGGGCATCCGAGAACGCCGGTCAGATCGCCACAGCCGAGAAGTCGGTGAATGACGCGCTGACCAAGGCGAAGGGTCTGAAGGAGAAGGCGACCCCCGAAGCTCGTGCAGGGCTGGAGGCTCGCATCGAGTCCATCAAGGCGGACATTGCGTCAGTGGCTTCCCCGCCACCCGCTCCGATTGCTCCGGTGGCCCCGTCATACCCGGCAGCTGCCTATCCCAAGCCCCGTCCGCTCCCGCCTGCAGGTTCTGCTGCGCTGGCTGTGAACGTCGGCAAGAACAAGGTGAAGCTGGAACACGCCACCAAGCAACTGGGCAACCTGGCTCACGAGCTGAAGCACCTCAACGACAAGGTGGGCACCGCCTGTGGTGAGTGCTCCAAGACCTACGAGGAAGGCGACCTGGCTGCTCGCAAGACCACCATCGCCAAGCAGGCGGGTGAGCTGAAGACGGAACGCGACACCCTGATTTCCCTGATCGCAGCTGACGAAGCCTCGATCCGGGAGTTGGAAGAGCTGCACAAGCGCCAGATCGAGGAAGTTGACCTGGAGAACTCGCTCGCTGCGGATGAGCATCGTGCTGTCTGCGCGTCACTCGACGCTGAATACGAGGAAGCGCGTGAGACGCATCAGAAAGCGCTAGACGCGCATCGGGCAGCAATCGCGAAGCTCGACACGTCGAAGCTACTGGCAGCGCTCACAGTCGCACAGAGCGAGCTGACGGCGTTCGATTCGGTCGTGGCGGACATCAAGACCACCCTGACCCTGGCGAAGACGATCCGCGAGCGCGTGGAGGAGCTGAAAGCTGCCACGAACCCGTGGGAGAAGGAAGTGGAGAAGCGCAGCGAGGAACTCGACCGGGTTCTGGACGTTCGCAAAGCCACCCGCGAGGAGCTGGATCTCAAGAACGAAGCGGTGGAGGTCGCCAAGGCTGCCGTCGCAGTGTTCGCGCCCAACGGTATCCGTGGCGAGCTGCTCGATAGCGTGACTCCGTTCCTCAACGACCGGACTGCCACGTATCTGGGCGCTCTGTCGGATGGAAACATCGAAGCGACCTGGCTGACCGTGGGTGAGACCGAGAAGGGCGAGCTGCGCGAGAAGTTCCACATCGACGTTGACAACAAGCACGGCGACGAGGACTTCGAGGGTCTGTCCGGTGGTGAGCAGCGCAAGGTCCGTATTGCGACCGCGATGGCACTGCAAGACCTGGTGGCGAGTCGTGCCCACAAGCCTCTGAAGCTGTTCGTGGCTGACGAAGTGGACGACGCACTCGACGTGTCGGGTCTGGAACGTCTGATGGGCATCCTGGAAGACAAGGCTCGAACCACCGGCACCGTGCTCACGATCAGCCACAACGACATTGGTGACTGGGTGCGCGATCACATCACCGTTCGAAAGAGTGGCGGTCAGTCGATCATCGAGGAGGCTGCGTGA
- a CDS encoding metallophosphoesterase family protein, translating to MSKPFGVSSDHHFHSFTAFATVNDKGVNSRLQATLDAMREHAAAVKAAGGNKLFLAGDTFHKRGEVAPSVLNPVMDLFRELVAEGFEIYVIPGNHDLERNESMRVGNAVTALEALGVKVAHEPMVVDLSDDHKVVLFPWYATTKDLIEAMMSWRDELTFDEREFDQEPWLDAVIHAPIDGVLPHLPEHGLTHEGLSGTGFNRVFCGHYHHHRHMGDEVYSVGALTHQTWGDVNSKAGYLIVTDDQVKHYETTAPKFMDVDNVEDEEGLLEVNGNFVRVKIEVATESELETIRLGLLGYGAAGVVIHAMKKTVMTRATTPAPSGGHSIENSIKEFVTKRSLPAAAHALCVDILKEAQAA from the coding sequence ATGAGCAAGCCGTTTGGGGTATCGTCAGACCACCATTTCCATTCGTTCACTGCTTTCGCCACTGTCAACGACAAGGGCGTGAACAGTCGTCTGCAAGCCACCCTCGACGCCATGCGTGAGCACGCAGCAGCGGTCAAGGCAGCCGGTGGCAACAAGCTGTTCTTGGCGGGTGACACCTTCCACAAGCGGGGCGAGGTCGCTCCAAGCGTCCTGAACCCGGTCATGGATCTGTTCCGCGAGCTGGTTGCGGAAGGGTTCGAAATCTACGTCATCCCCGGCAATCACGACCTGGAGCGCAACGAGTCCATGCGCGTGGGCAACGCCGTCACTGCCTTGGAAGCCCTGGGCGTGAAGGTCGCACACGAACCGATGGTCGTGGACCTCAGCGATGACCACAAGGTCGTCCTGTTCCCCTGGTATGCCACGACCAAGGATCTGATCGAAGCCATGATGTCCTGGCGCGACGAGCTGACCTTCGACGAGCGTGAGTTCGACCAGGAGCCCTGGCTCGATGCCGTCATCCATGCACCCATCGACGGCGTGCTGCCCCATCTGCCCGAGCACGGGCTGACGCATGAGGGTCTGTCCGGCACTGGCTTCAATCGCGTGTTCTGCGGTCACTACCACCATCACCGACACATGGGCGACGAGGTGTATTCCGTGGGCGCTCTCACGCATCAGACGTGGGGCGACGTGAATTCGAAGGCTGGCTATCTGATCGTCACCGACGACCAGGTGAAGCACTACGAGACCACGGCACCCAAGTTCATGGACGTGGATAACGTCGAGGACGAGGAGGGGCTGCTGGAGGTCAATGGCAACTTCGTCCGCGTCAAGATCGAGGTGGCTACGGAGTCCGAGCTGGAGACGATCCGCCTGGGCTTGCTGGGTTACGGGGCCGCAGGCGTCGTGATTCACGCCATGAAGAAGACCGTGATGACCCGTGCGACCACGCCGGCACCGAGCGGTGGACACTCCATCGAGAACTCGATCAAGGAGTTCGTGACGAAGCGCAGCCTCCCGGCAGCAGCCCATGCCCTGTGCGTGGACATCCTGAAGGAGGCACAGGCGGCATGA
- the dnaE gene encoding DNA polymerase III subunit alpha, whose amino-acid sequence MNKTMWGARTHFSVGESILQPDDLLKQAKEVGYTHVAIADTMSVSAVIDLAKSSKKAGVEVITGCTLRVQHWDHEGKFFYPKVYVKEAQGFVDLLAALSECESAKKIGRFFDWFAFRRLVQTGNFVVTTGDALSAFSSVMSDDDVTAFIERMRDDVSASQLVLELVAVASPVFARQNARVLEHTIVGSDGVIINGMAMYATEEDAKARDVVNAITRNLRYSHGATPKQIAGLHIRDFDTLMEGVMGSLDLATEMGLAWGTVLPIDPTPMLSYRWTKADISIPKMAEDEFVELVRQCKKYWSDRIDKPVLGYKPDPSLLPVYQARLKTELMVLKELGFCGYFLLVADICRWAKDNGIAVGPGRGSVGGSLIAYVIGITEVDPIRFDLLFERFINPSRLDLPDADLDFMSERRHEIITYLRETYGKAAVASISNYNTLGAPSALREVGKALDIPDRDYACSSYIPKEHGQSMSLAEALDKMPELQTYQKKHPQAFDIAQRVEGTMRSMGTHAAGVIVAGRPIKGMAVVEDRGEDTVVNWDKRVVEEQGLVKIDVLGLSNLDILRRAIDKIFHDYGERINLLDLHLDDEKTMAAFGRGETVGVFQFESGGMRKLLKDMAKYEPLTFEELAAATALFRPGPLDSGLLDDYVNVRQGIVMEHYEHPAMEPALKATKGVIVYQEQVMQLTRDLAGFTLAEADNVRKAIGKKDKDKMAEQGDKFVRGCVDVAGMGEDQAKELWDKIVLFAGYAFNKSHSVAYSIISVWTMYLKVHYPHAFYAASLEIHKEDKLAGLVADAAKRGIEILPPDVNESTYGFKRVGDALVAPISRVKGLSEISEKAVLDGRELAGGKFIDRAHFDKHVPGKCNKRQREFLEEVGAFASITPGALPARHPDRVKAQLERLPGLIAASVRVDRPIVCDGPVLDILKRTLLEMRDALGAPPLPKLGSKPKIMVILEAPSSKDEKKGKLFESDSALPVKEAIKAAGLTTNDLYITSFLKVPKKDKTITNEEISASRPWLDKEIEILKPGLIIALGSNVSRTLCPDERGSIMDLAGKVVFDRKLDASIILGINPGMVAFDPAKQETLDAIFIRAAELIS is encoded by the coding sequence GTGAATAAGACCATGTGGGGCGCTCGCACCCACTTCTCAGTAGGCGAGTCGATTCTCCAGCCGGACGATCTGCTCAAGCAGGCCAAGGAGGTGGGTTATACCCACGTCGCCATCGCAGACACGATGTCCGTGTCCGCAGTCATCGACCTAGCTAAGTCGTCCAAGAAAGCTGGTGTGGAAGTGATCACCGGCTGCACCCTCCGAGTCCAGCATTGGGATCACGAGGGCAAGTTCTTCTACCCGAAGGTCTACGTGAAAGAGGCTCAGGGCTTCGTGGATCTCCTGGCTGCGCTGTCCGAGTGCGAGAGCGCCAAGAAGATCGGTCGATTCTTCGACTGGTTCGCCTTCCGTCGCCTTGTGCAGACGGGCAACTTCGTCGTCACCACGGGCGACGCTCTGAGCGCGTTTTCTAGCGTCATGTCTGACGACGACGTGACAGCATTCATTGAGCGTATGCGCGACGACGTAAGCGCGTCTCAGCTTGTGCTAGAGCTTGTCGCAGTAGCGTCCCCGGTATTCGCTCGACAGAACGCACGAGTCCTGGAGCATACGATTGTCGGCAGCGATGGCGTCATCATCAACGGCATGGCGATGTATGCGACCGAGGAGGACGCGAAAGCTCGTGACGTGGTGAACGCCATCACTAGGAACCTTCGCTACTCCCACGGTGCGACCCCGAAGCAGATCGCCGGACTCCACATCCGCGACTTCGACACCCTGATGGAAGGGGTGATGGGAAGTCTCGACCTGGCTACTGAGATGGGTCTGGCTTGGGGAACGGTGCTACCCATCGACCCGACACCCATGCTCTCGTATCGCTGGACCAAGGCGGACATCTCCATCCCGAAGATGGCAGAGGACGAGTTTGTCGAGCTGGTCAGGCAGTGCAAGAAATACTGGAGCGACCGCATCGACAAGCCTGTGCTGGGCTACAAGCCCGATCCTTCGCTGCTGCCCGTCTACCAGGCACGCCTCAAGACCGAGCTGATGGTCCTGAAGGAGCTGGGCTTCTGTGGCTACTTCCTGCTCGTGGCAGACATCTGTCGCTGGGCCAAGGACAACGGGATCGCGGTCGGTCCTGGTCGAGGATCTGTGGGCGGCAGTCTTATCGCCTACGTGATCGGTATTACTGAGGTGGACCCGATCCGCTTCGACCTCCTGTTCGAACGCTTCATCAACCCGAGCCGTCTCGATCTTCCCGACGCCGACCTGGACTTCATGTCTGAGCGCCGGCACGAAATCATCACCTACCTCCGCGAGACCTACGGGAAGGCGGCTGTAGCGTCGATCTCCAACTACAACACGCTGGGTGCCCCGTCTGCGCTGCGTGAGGTGGGCAAGGCTCTGGACATCCCTGACCGGGACTACGCCTGCAGCTCCTACATCCCGAAGGAGCACGGGCAGTCGATGAGCCTGGCTGAAGCCCTGGACAAGATGCCCGAGCTTCAGACCTACCAGAAGAAACACCCGCAGGCGTTCGACATCGCCCAGCGTGTCGAGGGCACGATGCGAAGTATGGGCACGCATGCTGCCGGTGTGATCGTGGCTGGCCGACCCATCAAGGGCATGGCTGTCGTCGAGGATCGCGGGGAAGACACTGTGGTCAACTGGGACAAGCGCGTGGTCGAGGAGCAGGGGCTGGTCAAGATCGACGTGCTGGGCCTCTCCAACCTGGACATCCTGCGTCGAGCGATCGACAAGATCTTCCATGACTATGGCGAGCGGATAAACCTGCTCGATCTCCACCTGGACGACGAGAAGACGATGGCTGCCTTCGGGCGGGGCGAGACTGTCGGCGTCTTCCAGTTCGAATCGGGCGGCATGCGAAAGCTGCTCAAGGACATGGCGAAGTACGAGCCCCTGACCTTCGAAGAGCTTGCTGCTGCGACTGCGTTGTTCCGACCTGGCCCCTTGGACTCAGGGCTGCTGGACGACTACGTGAACGTCCGCCAGGGCATCGTCATGGAGCACTACGAGCATCCAGCGATGGAGCCCGCGCTCAAGGCGACCAAGGGCGTCATCGTCTACCAGGAACAGGTTATGCAGCTCACCCGCGACCTTGCGGGATTCACCCTCGCGGAAGCAGATAACGTCCGTAAGGCCATCGGCAAGAAGGACAAGGACAAGATGGCAGAGCAGGGCGACAAGTTCGTCCGAGGCTGCGTCGATGTCGCCGGCATGGGTGAAGACCAGGCTAAGGAGCTGTGGGACAAGATCGTGCTGTTCGCGGGCTACGCCTTCAACAAGAGCCACTCGGTTGCCTACTCGATCATCTCCGTCTGGACGATGTATCTGAAGGTTCACTACCCCCACGCCTTTTACGCTGCGTCACTGGAAATCCACAAGGAGGACAAGCTGGCTGGCCTGGTTGCGGATGCAGCCAAGCGGGGCATTGAAATCCTCCCGCCCGACGTCAACGAATCGACCTATGGCTTCAAGCGGGTGGGTGACGCTCTCGTAGCGCCCATCTCCCGAGTGAAGGGGCTGTCGGAGATCTCCGAGAAGGCGGTGCTGGATGGCAGGGAGCTTGCGGGCGGCAAGTTCATTGACCGGGCTCACTTCGACAAGCATGTGCCTGGCAAGTGCAACAAGCGCCAACGGGAGTTCCTGGAGGAGGTGGGAGCGTTCGCTTCGATCACGCCTGGAGCTTTGCCAGCCAGGCACCCTGATCGCGTGAAGGCTCAGCTGGAGCGCCTACCTGGTCTGATCGCGGCGTCTGTCAGGGTGGATCGACCCATCGTCTGTGACGGGCCGGTGTTGGACATCCTCAAACGGACGCTGCTGGAGATGCGAGACGCACTGGGAGCGCCACCGCTGCCTAAGCTCGGCTCCAAACCCAAGATCATGGTGATCCTGGAGGCTCCATCGTCGAAGGACGAGAAGAAGGGCAAGCTGTTCGAATCTGACTCGGCACTGCCGGTGAAGGAGGCGATCAAGGCAGCTGGGCTGACCACGAACGACCTCTACATCACCTCGTTCCTCAAGGTGCCGAAGAAGGACAAGACGATCACGAACGAGGAGATTTCCGCGTCACGGCCCTGGCTGGACAAGGAGATCGAGATCCTCAAGCCGGGGCTGATCATCGCCTTGGGTTCGAACGTCTCGCGCACGCTATGCCCTGACGAACGTGGATCCATCATGGACCTGGCTGGGAAGGTGGTGTTCGACCGCAAGCTGGACGCGAGCATCATCCTTGGCATCAATCCCGGCATGGTCGCGTTCGACCCTGCGAAACAAGAAACTCTCGACGCAATCTTCATCCGGGCCGCCGAGCTAATTTCGTAA
- a CDS encoding sigma factor, translated as MTEQTNVQATSEVWVRKTHHSEKRTVEQYYPLINKLANKFMVRVMATGAPYDLDDIEQELALTFVRCDQSYDDEKGASFINFFIQASWKNLQRLVTRDEQAVLHGSVLHPDQRADDEEGESLWAVIASDELTPEELVTYADSTDKLVKALSADARQLLECVINPPEVVLNQFDKYQRGAQLRRNAGYATRARKELTLSFVASLMEIHPSVARRSRHEIERKAQLFLG; from the coding sequence ATGACCGAGCAGACAAACGTCCAAGCAACGTCGGAGGTGTGGGTCCGCAAGACCCACCACTCCGAGAAGAGGACGGTCGAGCAGTATTACCCGCTCATCAACAAGCTCGCCAACAAGTTCATGGTTCGTGTGATGGCCACTGGTGCCCCCTACGACCTGGACGACATCGAGCAAGAGCTGGCTCTGACCTTCGTCCGTTGCGACCAGTCCTACGACGACGAGAAGGGTGCGTCCTTCATCAACTTCTTCATTCAGGCCAGCTGGAAGAACTTGCAGCGCCTGGTCACGCGAGACGAGCAGGCCGTCCTTCATGGCTCCGTGCTCCATCCGGATCAGCGTGCTGACGACGAAGAAGGCGAAAGCCTCTGGGCAGTGATCGCTTCGGACGAGCTGACGCCGGAAGAGCTTGTGACCTATGCGGATTCCACGGACAAGTTGGTGAAGGCATTGAGTGCCGACGCCCGTCAGCTCCTGGAGTGCGTGATCAACCCGCCCGAAGTGGTCCTGAACCAGTTCGACAAATACCAACGTGGGGCACAGCTGCGTCGTAACGCCGGCTATGCCACCCGAGCCAGAAAGGAGCTGACCCTGAGTTTCGTTGCTTCCCTCATGGAAATTCACCCGAGCGTGGCGCGTCGTAGCCGCCACGAAATCGAGCGCAAGGCACAACTGTTTCTGGGCTAG
- a CDS encoding AAA family ATPase: MAAITCQECGATTHAIAVHLSKDHPEMTLEAYKEKYPLAPTLSPEAQAQIDMKKGAAAKSVTVAPTTAGPEKKTGALHELFGFPATAKAAMNALGEAIKVSLCHRPEIEAHVPDADSKYVFDIADTKTVMMALEMNIPILMWGHSGVGKSSLFEECAARTGRGYLRVQHTANTEEADIEGQWRVKNGEMVWEDGPLPFAMEHGLIYNADEYDFASPMVCSIYQAVLEGKPLRIKAANKVVKPHPDFRFVATGNTNGSGDESGLYAGTQIQNAANYERFGIVMKKDYMEEKQEIALLMGKTTVAKEVAQKLVEFAKMMRNSFDRREVTNPLSPRSLQFAARLGLARSDYKYGITCAYINRLPPQSAAFATSVMQRMFG; this comes from the coding sequence ATGGCTGCTATCACTTGCCAGGAGTGCGGTGCTACCACCCACGCAATCGCAGTTCACCTGTCGAAAGACCATCCGGAGATGACCCTGGAGGCGTACAAGGAGAAGTATCCCTTGGCCCCGACGCTCTCCCCGGAAGCCCAGGCTCAGATCGACATGAAGAAGGGCGCGGCTGCGAAGTCCGTGACCGTCGCTCCCACCACTGCTGGCCCCGAGAAGAAGACCGGCGCTCTCCATGAGCTGTTCGGCTTCCCCGCGACCGCGAAGGCTGCCATGAACGCTCTGGGCGAAGCCATCAAGGTTTCGCTGTGTCATCGTCCGGAGATCGAGGCTCACGTCCCCGACGCCGACTCCAAGTACGTCTTCGACATTGCCGACACCAAGACGGTGATGATGGCCTTGGAGATGAACATCCCGATCCTCATGTGGGGTCACTCGGGCGTGGGCAAGTCCTCCCTGTTCGAAGAGTGCGCAGCCCGCACGGGTCGTGGCTACCTCCGCGTCCAGCACACCGCGAACACCGAAGAAGCCGACATCGAAGGCCAGTGGCGCGTCAAGAACGGCGAGATGGTCTGGGAAGACGGCCCGCTTCCGTTCGCGATGGAACACGGTCTGATCTACAACGCCGACGAGTACGACTTCGCCTCCCCGATGGTCTGCTCGATCTACCAGGCTGTGCTGGAAGGCAAGCCCCTGCGTATCAAGGCAGCGAACAAGGTGGTCAAACCCCACCCCGACTTCCGCTTCGTTGCGACGGGAAACACGAACGGCTCGGGTGACGAGTCGGGTCTGTACGCCGGCACCCAGATCCAGAACGCGGCGAACTACGAGCGCTTTGGCATCGTGATGAAGAAGGACTACATGGAAGAGAAGCAGGAAATCGCTCTTCTCATGGGCAAGACCACCGTGGCGAAGGAAGTCGCACAGAAGCTGGTCGAGTTCGCCAAGATGATGCGCAACTCGTTCGACCGCCGCGAGGTCACGAACCCGCTGTCCCCGCGTTCGCTCCAGTTTGCAGCCCGCTTGGGCCTGGCTCGCAGCGACTACAAGTACGGCATCACCTGTGCCTACATCAATCGTCTGCCGCCCCAGTCGGCAGCGTTCGCGACCAGCGTCATGCAGCGCATGTTCGGCTGA
- a CDS encoding cobaltochelatase CobT-related protein, with the protein MATGLQDVQYLRETIGRVTRALTDSNIEVRQEGLKAHVAYNKDGQPQCVTLPSLPDDAPRDLMIAIQGFLDHEVAHLLFTDMAYVIKELHKKGKSEEKHAYWNILEDCMIEKRMADKFYGSGRNLGDTRIFAISRMIAPTYEKAVAAGADQYKFAGILIAAAIRALYGYTEFANFMDGKWPLMGKVGTVLQSMEKEIKSVNSTTTAVSVAQAIFDAMHEESEESEGEGEPGDSGGGGKKKSASGKGGGKSSSSGTKSGKPAKKSEEEEGEKSKPEKKEKPKPEEKPEESEEGEGGDEEESEEKKDESEEGEDSREGEGGDGEGDGDGGTGADDYDDEDEEEEEDDEPNEGTGGLGGHSREESAVAAFDTDDVKDMDDTMSEAISSDLAAHLSKSPSKYLPYSRDGDYVGRLPYPNQWDGKTLSGSKIPRQAESMSPGLQSEVERVFRARSAARWLPAQKKGKLHRAGLHKLISGDDRVFRTKLETTTKSVAVQLVIDASGSMSGGKIEAACVAAYIFATLLQRIGVACEIVAFSTLDDRIADSLGFKRAGEVYKAIWEGGTGGFKYGRVEPLALYVLKEFKERFNDSQKKALAYMPELYGILRNNVDGESIEQAATRLVAQKEARKVMIVMSDGAPAAYCAHGLGSHLKKVIKEMERAGLEIYGLGLMDHSVKEFYKNAEVIGRVEEIPERILALLKKIVVT; encoded by the coding sequence ATGGCCACTGGTTTGCAGGATGTGCAGTATCTGCGCGAGACGATTGGGCGAGTCACTCGCGCCCTGACGGATTCGAACATCGAAGTCCGCCAGGAGGGTCTGAAGGCCCACGTCGCGTACAACAAAGACGGTCAGCCGCAGTGCGTGACCCTGCCGTCGCTTCCCGATGATGCACCCCGCGATCTGATGATTGCGATCCAGGGCTTCTTGGATCACGAGGTCGCGCATCTGCTCTTCACCGACATGGCTTACGTCATCAAGGAGCTGCACAAGAAGGGCAAGAGCGAAGAGAAGCACGCCTATTGGAACATTCTCGAAGACTGCATGATCGAGAAGCGCATGGCCGACAAGTTCTACGGGTCGGGCCGCAACCTGGGCGACACGCGCATCTTCGCGATCAGCCGCATGATCGCTCCCACCTACGAGAAGGCAGTCGCAGCAGGTGCCGATCAGTACAAGTTCGCCGGCATCCTCATTGCAGCTGCGATCCGTGCGCTCTATGGCTACACCGAGTTCGCGAACTTCATGGACGGCAAGTGGCCGTTGATGGGGAAGGTCGGAACCGTGCTGCAGTCGATGGAGAAGGAGATCAAGTCCGTCAACTCCACCACGACCGCTGTCAGCGTCGCCCAGGCGATCTTCGATGCCATGCACGAAGAGTCCGAAGAGTCCGAGGGTGAAGGCGAGCCGGGTGACTCCGGTGGCGGTGGGAAGAAAAAGTCTGCGTCGGGCAAGGGCGGTGGTAAGTCGTCCAGCTCCGGCACCAAGTCCGGCAAGCCCGCAAAGAAATCCGAAGAGGAAGAGGGCGAGAAGTCCAAGCCCGAGAAGAAGGAAAAGCCCAAGCCCGAAGAGAAGCCCGAAGAGTCCGAAGAGGGTGAGGGTGGTGACGAGGAAGAGTCCGAGGAAAAGAAGGACGAGTCCGAAGAGGGTGAGGACTCCAGGGAAGGCGAGGGCGGTGACGGCGAGGGTGACGGAGACGGCGGCACGGGTGCTGACGACTACGACGACGAGGACGAAGAAGAGGAAGAGGACGACGAGCCGAACGAAGGCACGGGCGGTCTTGGTGGACATTCGCGTGAAGAGTCCGCCGTCGCAGCGTTCGACACCGATGATGTGAAGGACATGGATGACACCATGTCCGAGGCAATCTCGTCTGACCTGGCTGCGCACCTTTCGAAGTCGCCCAGCAAGTATCTGCCCTACAGTCGAGACGGGGATTACGTCGGCAGGCTGCCCTACCCGAACCAGTGGGACGGGAAGACCCTCTCCGGAAGCAAGATTCCCCGCCAGGCGGAAAGCATGTCGCCGGGTCTTCAGTCCGAGGTCGAGCGTGTGTTCCGCGCCCGCAGTGCTGCCCGTTGGTTGCCTGCCCAGAAGAAGGGCAAGCTCCATCGAGCTGGACTGCACAAGCTGATCTCTGGCGACGACCGCGTGTTCCGCACGAAGCTAGAGACCACTACCAAGTCGGTCGCAGTGCAGCTGGTCATCGACGCTTCGGGCTCAATGTCCGGTGGCAAGATCGAAGCTGCGTGCGTCGCTGCCTATATCTTCGCGACCCTGCTGCAACGCATCGGCGTGGCTTGTGAAATCGTGGCGTTCTCCACGCTCGACGACCGCATTGCGGACTCGCTGGGCTTCAAACGAGCAGGCGAGGTCTACAAGGCGATCTGGGAAGGCGGCACAGGTGGCTTCAAATACGGTCGCGTGGAACCGCTCGCACTCTACGTCCTGAAGGAGTTCAAGGAGCGCTTCAACGACTCCCAGAAGAAAGCGCTGGCATACATGCCCGAGCTTTACGGCATCCTCCGCAACAACGTCGATGGTGAATCTATCGAACAGGCAGCGACTCGCCTGGTTGCCCAGAAGGAAGCACGAAAGGTGATGATCGTCATGTCCGATGGCGCACCCGCTGCTTACTGCGCGCACGGTCTCGGCTCCCACCTGAAGAAGGTCATCAAGGAGATGGAGCGTGCTGGACTGGAGATCTACGGCCTTGGCTTGATGGATCACTCCGTCAAGGAGTTCTACAAGAACGCCGAGGTCATCGGTCGCGTCGAGGAGATCCCGGAGCGCATCCTGGCACTGCTCAAGAAAATCGTTGTTACCTGA